The nucleotide window AGTACGTCGTAATCCACGAGCTCGCCCACCTGCGCTACCTCGACCACTCCAGGGCTTTCTGGAGGCTCGTGGGGAGATTTTATCCGGACTACAAAATGGCCAGACGAGAGTTGAGGCGCTGGTGGGGGATAATCGAGGTCAACGAGGGGTGGAGATGGCTGGAGGGAAGGGAGTAAGACTGCTTAAGCTCATCGCACTGATGGCGGACGAGATAATCGTTGCCATAGTTCTGCTCGCGGTTCTGCCCGCCCTTGGGATAGAGGTACCCATCTTTATAACTGGCTTCATTCTGGGAGTTCTCATCGTCAAGGACGTTTTGGTTGCCCCCTACGTTCTCGGGGGAGGCCTCGAAAGGAAGCCATCGACGGGAGCCGAGGCGCTCGTTGGGCGGACAGCAGTCGTTGTCGAAGACCTATTACCGGAGGGCCTTGTGAAGCTCGACGGCGAACTCTGGCGCGCGAAATGCCTTCACGGGACGGCGAGGAGGGGCGAGAAAGTGAGGGTTGCGGGTGTTGAGGGGACTAAACTTATTGTCGAGCCCTGAACTGTTGCTGTACTTCGGCATAACCCTGTTCGTCCTCTACGGAAAGCTCAGGTTGCTAACAGAATGACAAATTATGAATCCAAACTTTAACAAAAGGTTAACAGCGACAACGGCAAGGTATATTTATTCCGCAGAAAACGGCGTTTGTACTGCGAGGGAAGGCTCATGGTTCACCTTTACATCATCCTCGACGAAGCGGGCGACATGGGCTTCGCAAAAGGCAGTAGCAGGTACTTCGTTATGGGTGCCATCGTAGCTAAAGTGGAAGACGTTAAGAAAATCCGCAGGATTCCCAAAAAGGCCAGAAAGAAACTCGGCAAGAAGAAAAAGGACATACCTGAACTCAAGGCCTCAAAGAGCAATGACAAAATAAGGAAATTCGTTCTTGATGAGCTTTACAAGTGCCAGAGCGCTCACGTCTCGGCGGTTTACATAAACAAGGCGAACACTTACGGCTACATCAGGGAAAACAGTTTCCAGAAGGCAGTTCACTACAACTATCTTGCGAGGGTTCTGATAGTCGAGTCGCTAAAGAGCTACCTCGAGAGCATCGGTTACACCTCTGACAAGGCCCTAACCGTTGAGATATTCCTTGACAGGTACCACACAACAAAATTCCGGAAGAAGAATCTGGAGGAGTATATCAGAAAGATGATAAGGGACGCATTCCCCTACGAAGTTAACGTGCTCGTGCATCAGAAGGACTCCCAGGGAGAACCGCTGATTCAGGTTGCGGACTTCGTTGTCAACGCGTTTTACAGAAAGCTCAACGGAAAGGGAAACCTCCTCACAAAGTTCGAGAGTTCAGGAAGAGTCCTAAAGTTCAAGCAAATCTACTGAAACCAAACGAGAAGCAGGAATCGGACCCCGGGCCGCCGTTTGCGCGTACCTCAGGGTACGCGGCGGACACCGGGACTTACCCTCATCTCCATACGTACTTTACGTGCACTTTCTTTTAAAATTTTGGGTGCAGGTTTGTGTAGCTACGCTCCTCGTTGAACGCCCAGCGAGCGGAGAATCTCGGTGATTTCCTCAGGCCGATTGGTCGAGAAAGAGACGTCCCAGCCCTTCCGCCTCTTGAGGTAGACGCAGGCTCTCGCAGGCAGGGTGAAATGAATCTTCGCCGGACAGCCCGTCCAGCCTTCCCTGACCGCGAACCACTCGATTTCGTCAATCCTGATGGTTTTTCTGATGAAGAGGCCGAGGAAACCGCTGAGAAAGATTACCTCCTCGTAAACCCTCACACGGAAGGCCATCGCCTCAAGGATTACCGCTATCGTGAGGGTCGTTGCAACGGTCATTATGAGGACGCCCTGGCCGGTGGCGAAGCTCTCGTAGAGGCCAATGGGCATGATGACCAACGGCGGGAGGAGCAGGAGGATTATCCACTTGGAATAGAGCGTTTCCTCGTAGAGCATGGCTCATCGGTAGAAGTTCCCGCCAACGCTTTAAACCCCTTCTCAAACCTATGGTGGTGATACGATGGTTAGGGTAATGCCCGTTGACAGGCTGACCGACGATGACGTGAGGGAGATTCTGGCGAAGTACCGGAAGATAGCCCTCGTTGGAGCTTCTCCGAAGCCCGAGCGCGACGCGAACGAGGTCATGCGCTACCTCATCGAGAAGGGCTACGAGGTCTATCCCGTCAACCCCCGCTACTCCGAGGTTCTCGGGCGGAAGTGCTACCCGAGCGTCCTCGACATTTCCGACGAGGTCGAGATAGTTGACCTCTTTGTAAGGCCGGAGTTCGCGAAGGACTACGTCGAGCAGGCGATAAAGAAGGGCGCGAAAGTTGTCTGGTTCCAGTTCGGGACCTACGATAGAGAGGCCTTCAGAAGGGCAAAGGAGGCGGGCCTTATCGCTGTCGCCCACCGCTGTATCAAGCAGGAGCACGCGAGGCTCATCGGTTAGCTCCTCTTCCTTATCACGTAAATGTCCCTGACGAGCCTGTGCCTCTCCTCGTAGTCGAGGTATCTCCCCAGAACCTCGAAGCCCAGCTTCCCGAGCCACCTCCTCTCCTTCCGGTAGATGCTCCCGTCCCTCAGCCTGTAGGCGGGGAAGACGAAGACTATCCTTCCGTTCCTCTTGAGCACATCGCTAAAGCTCTCGAAGACCGAAAAGTACAGCCTGTCCAGCTCGTTGGCCAGCTTTATTGCCTCACCCCTGCCAGGGTTCCTCTTCAGGGGCTTCCCGAGGTAGGGCTCGGTAACTATCGCGTCAAAGCGCTCGCGGAAACAGCGCTTCAGCTTCCTCGCGTCGCAGACCTCTATCCTCGCCGAGTTCCTGAGCCTGAACTCTTTTCTGAGCCACTCGATGTTCCGCCTCGCTTCCCTGACCCTCTCGGGGTCGCGGTCGCTCCCGTAAGCGGGCAACCCCTGCAGGACGAACTCCTGAAGGACCGTTCCGATACCGCAGAAGGGGTCGAGGAAGAGGCCCTTCCTTATCTCCGTGAGGTTCACCATTATTCGAGCGAGCCTCGGCGGAATCGAGAGGATTGGCCTCTGAACTGGCCTTTCCACGTCGAGCTTCTTCAGCTCGAAGGGGTTGGTAACCTTGACCGTCTCGCCCACGAGGAAGCTCCCGTCGTCCCTGAACAGGAAGACGATGTCCTTGACCTCGGGAAAACCCTTCAGAATCAGCTCTGCCGGCATGGAGTAGACCTTTGCCGGCTTGAAGAACTTGGCCGGGCCTGCCCTCTTGAACTCCCTCTTTACGGCGCTCCCCAGCTTCCGCCAGAGCCTCCAGTCGTCCCTTCCGTAGAGGCTGACCGTGAAGAGCTTAGCGTATTCGAGGTTCTTTATCGCTTCCTCTCCCTCGCCGACGATTCTCACGAGCTTGAGCGACCCGCCGAGCCAGCGGAAGTGCCTCTCTATCGAGGGCTTCGCCTCGACGAGCAACCAGTTAGGGTGTTCCTCAAATGGTTTAACCTTTAGACCGAATCTCCTGCCGAAACTGTAAAATTCCGCCCTGCTCAGCTCTGGATTCTTGCCAAGAATTACCCCGTACATGAAAAAGCCTTTACTCGGGCTTTTAAAAGCCTTTGGGCCGATAACGTTAAGAACCTTAACTCCGTAGGGATTTTACGGGGGTGTTTTGGTTGCTCATCCGTGAAATAATCGAGACCGTTGAAGTCATCCGCGATCCCTATCTCCGGGCAACCACCTACGCTAAAATCGGAGAGCGCCTCGCCCGGGTTAGGGACGCGAAATTCAAGCTCGTATTTCTCAAGGCAATCGAGACTACGAGAGAAATAGACGATCCCGTCAAGACCTTCAGGGCGCTTCTCTCGATAGGCTACTCC belongs to Thermococcus sp. AM4 and includes:
- a CDS encoding TRM11 family methyltransferase, encoding MYGVILGKNPELSRAEFYSFGRRFGLKVKPFEEHPNWLLVEAKPSIERHFRWLGGSLKLVRIVGEGEEAIKNLEYAKLFTVSLYGRDDWRLWRKLGSAVKREFKRAGPAKFFKPAKVYSMPAELILKGFPEVKDIVFLFRDDGSFLVGETVKVTNPFELKKLDVERPVQRPILSIPPRLARIMVNLTEIRKGLFLDPFCGIGTVLQEFVLQGLPAYGSDRDPERVREARRNIEWLRKEFRLRNSARIEVCDARKLKRCFRERFDAIVTEPYLGKPLKRNPGRGEAIKLANELDRLYFSVFESFSDVLKRNGRIVFVFPAYRLRDGSIYRKERRWLGKLGFEVLGRYLDYEERHRLVRDIYVIRKRS
- a CDS encoding NfeD family protein, producing MAGGKGVRLLKLIALMADEIIVAIVLLAVLPALGIEVPIFITGFILGVLIVKDVLVAPYVLGGGLERKPSTGAEALVGRTAVVVEDLLPEGLVKLDGELWRAKCLHGTARRGEKVRVAGVEGTKLIVEP
- a CDS encoding CoA-binding protein, producing MVRVMPVDRLTDDDVREILAKYRKIALVGASPKPERDANEVMRYLIEKGYEVYPVNPRYSEVLGRKCYPSVLDISDEVEIVDLFVRPEFAKDYVEQAIKKGAKVVWFQFGTYDREAFRRAKEAGLIAVAHRCIKQEHARLIG
- a CDS encoding DUF3800 domain-containing protein, translated to MVHLYIILDEAGDMGFAKGSSRYFVMGAIVAKVEDVKKIRRIPKKARKKLGKKKKDIPELKASKSNDKIRKFVLDELYKCQSAHVSAVYINKANTYGYIRENSFQKAVHYNYLARVLIVESLKSYLESIGYTSDKALTVEIFLDRYHTTKFRKKNLEEYIRKMIRDAFPYEVNVLVHQKDSQGEPLIQVADFVVNAFYRKLNGKGNLLTKFESSGRVLKFKQIY